In the genome of Bremerella sp. P1, the window TGATGTCTAATGGAAAGATGGTGAAAACATTTGAACGTGCCGACATGTCTCACGAGTTGATTATGCAAGCCGCCTTTTCCGGTTATCGAGAACGGAGTGTTGAGGAATGAACCCAAAAGCACTCAAGGAGATGCTCGTTCAGTATGGGGGCTTGTGTGTCGTACTGGCCATCATGGTGGGCGTATTCAGCGGCCTGAGCGAAAACTTCCTGCAGCGGTCGACCTTCACGACCATCGCCAATCAGATACCCGACCTGACGCTCGTGGCGGTCGGAATGACCTTCATTCTAGTGGTCGGGGGAATAGATCTTTCGGTAGGTTCAATCCTGGCATTGTCGTCGGCCGTCCTAGGTGCACTCATGGTGGACGCCGGCTGGCCGCTGTGGGCTGCCATTCCCGTTTGCCTATTAACCGGTGCGTTGTGCGGATTGTTTAATGGGTGCGTTTCGGTCGGGTTTCGCATTCCCTCGTTTATCGTGACCTTGGGCATGCTCGAGATCGCCCGCGGAGCGACGAAGGTCGTTACCGATTCTCAGACCAAGTACATCGGATCGAAGGTTGAAGTGATTGGCGAACCGCTTCCCTATCTCCATCTCTCGACGGCATTTCTCCTTGCGCTTGCGGCTGTCCTGGCAGGTCAATTCCTGCTTTCCAGAACCGTTTTCGGTCGCTACTGCATCGCAATTGGGACCAACGAAGAAGCCGTGCGGATGTCAGGCATTCGGACGGCCCCGTACTCCATCGCCGTGTTTACCCTGAGTGGACTGCTGTGCGGACTCGCTGGCCTCGCTCAGACTTCCCGGCTCTCCAGTGCCGATCCCAATGCAGCGATTGGCCTGGAATTGCTGGCGATCGCCGCCTGCGTAATTGGCGGCACGAGCTTGATGGGTGGCCGAGGCAGCGTCATCAGCTCGTTTATTGGCGTGTTGATCATCTCGGTCCTGCAAACAGGCCTTGCCCAGATCGGTGTCTCCGATGCTAACAAACAGATCATCACGGGAAGCGTGATTGTGGTTGCGGTTCTGATTGACTCGCTCCGCAACCGCTTTCGGAAGTGACTCATAATATTCAGCCGAGCGTTGCGAGTTTTAGAATTCTTCCTGAAAACTACTCGTTAACAGGAATCCATCTCGGCCAGCTCGGATCTTTGTCAAATTGCTTCAGAAAGACGATCGCGAATTCCCTAGCACGGTCGTCCGGGATGCCGTAATCGATGGAGTCTTGGAAGTATTTTGCGGCCTCCGTACGTTTTCCACGACTGAGATAATGCAGCCCAATTTGGTAATTGGCACCACCATGCGCGAGCTTGGGAGTATCCCTTAAGTACTCACTGATCGAGGAATCGCCGGCATTGTACCGCAGAAAATTTCTGCGGACACGATTGCCGTCCTCAGGGAAGTTTTTATACAGTTTGACGGCCAACGCTTGCGCTTCTTCATAGCGGCCAGTGATCAAGGCTAGATCGATCACCCATCCGGCACCCTCTTCCGTAGCCGTGCCCAGGTACTCTTCTATAACCGGGTCATCAATATCTATTTTCTCCGTCTCGAGCTGCAGGATTATACGGCAGAGGTTGCCACGACCAATGGCAAACTCTTTTTGTTTAAGACGCTCAATCTCACTATCAATTTCCGAAGGGTTATCAAGAGCGTAGCCGAGAAGAGTGGCTTGGCCTTGATTGGTTGTCCGATAATACTCTCGCGCCTGTTCGGTATCGCCATGAAGGCGATAATACCTTCCTTTGACGTTTTGCGAGGCATACGATCCCTCCTTACCAAACTGAGCAAAAATCTCGTCCAGATCTTGTAATAATTCATCCGCTCGCATGTTGAATTTTTCCGCTTCCACCGAATCCCCCTGATCCTCTGCCTCATTGGCTAGTTTTACAAAGAGGTCCTGAGCGAGCATGCGTATGTACAGCTGGTACGTCAAGGAAAACTCGTTCACCGGCAGATAAGACATACTGCGGTCGGCGTCTTGAATCGCAATTTCCATGGCCTCAAGGTCGCGTGAACCATTTGCCAGGGAGGCAAGCGTAAGAGCACGATACACGTACGCGAGAGGGTGCTGCAGGTTTTCCGCGGCCTCGGTTAGCAATTCCAAGCCGGTGTCGGGATCGGACCAAATTAACGAATTACCGACGAACATGCGTTCGTAATCGGAATTCAATGTCTTGGCATCCTGTCGAACGGTTGCATGGGCGTAGGACTCCCAATCACCGTGGATCAGGTACGCCATCGCCAGCATGGATTGAATAATTACGTCATCGGACTCAAGTTGATTCGCTTCCTCCAAGTATTGGATAGCCGCTTTTACATCACCATCATAACGGGCCTTTACTCCATCGACCATCAATTCGTAGGCGCGTGGTTTGTCGAGTTCCGCACCGGCGATTGCCTCACGTGCTTGATCAAAGTTGCCGATGGCTGCCGAAACGACCGCTCGATCAATGCCCACTTGTTGTTTGTAGGAGCGGGCTTCTTTAAGTTCATTCAGCGCGTTATGCAACTGAATAGCAATGATCGAACTGGAAATTGTTGACACCAACAGAATCGTCGTGATCACACTTCCCGTAATAAGCAGGGAGCGATTCTTGCGGGCAAACTTCCGAAACCGATACGATGCCGATGGTGGACAGGCTTGAACCGAATCACCCTTGAGGAATCGCTGGACGTCATCGGCAAACTCGGTCGCGGAGTCGTAGCGACGATTACGATCCTTTTCCAAAGACTTCATCACGATGAGATCGAGTTCGCCACGCAGCAGGCCGCCAAGCTTTCGTGGATCGGTTTGCCGCTTGGTCGCAATCGCTGCCGACTGCTTGCCCATAGTGCTATACCGCCGCGAAGGCTGTAATGGTTCATCCTCACGTATCATTCGTTGCAGGTCGGCGTAAGCCGTTTGGCGGATCTTTACCGGGTCCAGCGGCGTGCATCCAGTCAACAGTTCGTACAACAATATTCCCAATGAGTAGATATCGCTGCGGGTATCAATATCCAAGCCGCTCATCTCGGCCTGTTCCGGACTCATATACTGCGGAGTACCAATCATCTGACCATGGGCCGTGAACAGGGTCTTCTCGGTGAGTTGCTGAGAGATCGCCTTGGAGATACCAAAATCGATTACCTTAGGCACGGGCACGCCGTCGTGCAGGGTGACCAGTACGTTCGATGGCTTGATGTCGCGATGAATAATCCCCTTTTGGTGCGCGTGCTGAATCGCCTGGCAGACGGTCGCAAACAATTCCAACCGTTGCTTTAGCGTGAATTTGTTTTCATCGCAGAAGTCGGTGATCGGTACTCCCTTGACGAGTTCCATCACGAAATAGGGACGTCCCGCATCCGTAGATCCTCCGTCAAACACCTTGGCGATGTTGGGGTGGTCCATCAGGGCCAGTGCTTGCCGCTCCGCTTCAAAGCGAGCCACGACGGCCCGCGTGTCCATGCCCGGCTTGATAATCTTGACGGCGACCTTGCGACGAACCGGACGGCTTTGCTCGGCGAGATAGACGACGCCGAAGCCTCCTTCGCCAATCATCTGCAGCAGCTTGTAGCGTCCGATGTGCTCGCCCACAGCCTCGCCATTGCCACTGAAACTGGCCGTCGCCTCAACCGCCACGTTGGACTTCAGCAGGGATTGCTCCTTTTCAAAAGCATCCAGCAGGGCATCCACTCGTTCCCGGAGCGCTGCGTCGCCTGCACAGATCTGGACGAGATAATCTTCACGTAGTTCCCCAGACGTAATCCCTCGAGCAATGTGAAAGATCTTCTCTTCGTCCAATTGGCGGTCATTCATGCTTCGATTCCAGTTCGTCGTGAGTAGTATTCTGGACCTGTAAATAACTATGCGAGATTCACAGTCAGAGCCCCGAACCGATTTTTGGAAATTTTCTCTAAGTACATCATTCACTCGCTTCCGACATGGCAACACGTAACCAGGATCGAGCGTAAGCCCAGTCGTTTTCGGCGGTCGAGAGGGAGATACCGAGCGTTTGCGCTGCTTGCGCGGTTGTCAGACCGGCAAAGAATCGCAATCGGACGATCTCCGCTTTGCGAGGGTGTTGTTGATTCAGCCGCTCCAGGGCTTCGTCCAATCCGAGGATGTCATCGCATGCGATTGGCAGAACTGCCGGATCTATCGCGGCGAGCTCGAGACGTTTTAGTTCACCACCGTGCTTCACCGTTGCTCGCTGGCGAGCACGCTCGATGAGAATTCGCCGCATAGCCTCAGCCGCCGCGGAGAAAAAGTGACGAGCATTGTCCCATTTTTGCGGCTGCTTTTGGTCCACCAGGCGGATAAACGCGTCGTGCACCAACGCTGTGGCCTGAAGCGTCTGGCCGGGCCTTTCCTGTGACATCTTAGCGCTGGCGAGCTTACGAAGCTCGTCGTAGACCAAGGGTAGCAAGCGATCCGCTGCCGAGGCATCGCCATCTTCGATCTGGGATAGAATCTGCGTAACATCTGACATGATGCCAAGGTACTATGGCCACAAGAAGAATGCCAATCTCCCAAGGTCGATTCTTGGCAATTGCTCTCGCTTGCCTCCTGTTGCTGAGGCAGTCTTACTTTCACGTTCGTAAAGATTAGTTTGCGAATGGAAAGGTACGACTCGCCTTCGACAAGTTCCTACCAGTACTCCCGGGCGGCAGCCAACCACGCACACGCACTGTTTCAACGAACAGCCAACGTCCAGCGCGACTAGATCGCTCAGAAATGCGAAAAGTACCATCCCCCGCCAGCAACAAATCTCAATGTCTTCTTTCGCGTAAATCCGCGATAATATTTCCGATCTCAATTGTGCATGACAATAACCCCGGTCATGGCGAAGCAACGGTTCCTTCTTAGGAAATTGGCTGAGGTGACGGATCATGGTTAATCGACGGTACCCATTACGGCGGACCTTGCCGGATAGGACAACTAGAACCGCCAAATGCCCTCTTCAGACGTTTGTGGTACAAAACAGGTACCACTAACGCTTTGCCAATCGGCCATTGATGCCTGGCCAGGGCACTCTTAATGGTCCTCCTTTTCTTCTTAACATCTCAACACCCGCGCTAATCCCCCGGTCTCCTTTGATGTTCAACGCCCCTTGGTTGCCAAGCCTGTTCCTATCCTCGCCTAAGCGTAAAAGCAGACGCAGGCAGCGACTTGGCTTGTCCAAGCACACTCACCCGTGCGTGACTTGCATTGTTTCTGGTGAAGCACTTGAAGAACGATTGGTACTTTCGGCAACGGTTGGCAACAACATCGCGGTCGGTGACGAATTCCAGAATTATCGGATTGCGATCGCCGCGACTGCCGAATTCACCGCCTATTTTGGTGACCAGAATGCCGCCCTGGCTGCTATCCAAGATACGGTCGCAGAACTCAACGAGATCTTCGAGCGCGAACTAGCTATTCACTTCGATCTGGTGAGCGGCACCAACACCATCTTTACTAACTCGTCTACCGATGGTTACACCAACGGTAACGCCAGCACGATGATCGGCCAGAACACGCCGATTCTCAACTCCATCATTGGTGTGGGGAACTACGACATCGGGCATGTCTTCGGAACCGTATCCAGCGGCGGAAGTGGCCTAGCCGGGCTCGGGGTCGTCAACAATTCGAATTGGAAAGGACGTGGCGTTTCGTTATTCGCTGCACCTGTTGGAACCAACTTTGTGAACCTGGTCGCGCACGAGATCGGGCACCAATTCAATGCAGAGCACACGTTCAATGGGAATACTTACGGTTCAACAGCCGGGAATCGAAGTGCCAGTAGCGCCTACGAGCCAGCAAGCGGTTCTACCTTGATGAGTTACGCGGGTATCGCTGCCGACGGCAGCGGTAACGACAATCTCCAGGATCAGGAAGACGATTACTTCCACTCGGCAAGCTTTGAAGAGATCCAGACCTTCTTGGCCGGTAGCGGTGCTCCGAGTTCCACGACTCCAACTGGAAACAGCATACCCACAATTTCTGCAGGTTCGGACTACACCATCCCTGCTGGAACGACTTTTCAACTGATTGCTTCCGGATCGGATGCCGATTCGTCGGACACACTTACCTATACGTGGGAACAATTGGACCTCGGTCCAGCGATGAGTCTGCCGCTGTTCGATAATGGCAGTAGTCCCTTGTTTCGCTCTTTCGTACCGACAACCGACCCGTCACGAACCTTTCCTTTGCTTGACGACATCATCAACAACGTCAATACGGCAGCAATCGGCGAGGCGCTTCCGACGACCGATCGCGATATTAACTTCCGTGCCACGGTGCGTGATGGCAACGGCGGGGTGAACTCGGACGATACGCTGATAACTGTCGTCGCTACGGGATCGCCTTTCCAGCTGACCAACACGAACAGCGGATCAACTTGGATCGGCGGGCAGTCGCAGACGATCACCTGGGATGTCGCCGGAACGACGGCCAATGGAATCAATGCTGCCAATGTGGCGATCGAACTCTCCGACGACGGCGGCTACACGTATGGCATTACGCTGGCGGCTTCGACGTCAAACGATGGTTCTTTCACGATCGATGTCCCCAACATTGACATCGCCCAGGCTCGAGTCCGTGTTCGTGCCATCGGCAACGTGTTTTTCGATATCTCTGATGCCGATTTCAGTATCACAAGCAATGCGAGTCTTCCCGGCGTAACAGTGACCGAATCCGGCGGCACGACGCTGATCGGCGAAGCAGGAGTTGTGGGCGGTCAGACGGTCGACACGTATACCCTTGCCCTGAATACGACTCCCAGCGGTCCCGTCGATATCACGGTCAATGCGGATTCCCAGACAGAGGTTAGTCTCGATGGCGTGAACTTCGCCTCAAGCGTTGTCGTGACTCGTTCAGACACAACGCCCCAGACCATCCATGTCCGCGGCTTTGACGACGGAGTTGAAGAAGGCATTCACAACGGATCGATTACGCACAGCGTCTCGTCGAGCAGTGATTCCAACTATCCCCTGGACATGGATATCAATTCGATCAGTGTCACCATTGCCGACGACGAGTTGCAGCCGCTGATTGGCGTTGACTTCGACGACACCGGTTCCTCACCCACCAACTGGACAACCATCACAAGTATCTTCTCCAGCTCTAACTCCAACTTGATTCGCGAAGACGGTGCGACTTCATCGGTTGACCTCACTATCAATACCAGTGGTGGCGCCAATACAGATACGACTAGTCCACCGCCCAATTTGCCCGATCACTCACCGACTTTGTCAGGCCTGGACGGTATTCGTTTTGCCGCGAATTCCATCGTACTCACCTGGTCAGATCTCGTTCCACTGGCTGATTACGACCTGTATCTGTTTTTGTCAGAACCCTATTCCAACATTGCGATCCAGACCGTCACGATTTCTGGTGGAGGAAACAATCCGTTCCCCTTCATCATGGATACCTCACAGACTGGCTCTGACCTGCTCGTCAACAGTGCCGTTGCCAGTCCCAGCAGGCCCTTAGAAGACGACGCCGTTCGTGCGACCGCCGACAGTAGTGGTGAAATCGTCATCACCATCTCTAACACAGGCGGCGACTATGTCTTTCTTTCCGGGGCGGCTATCCAGGCAGTCGCCCCAGTAGGTACTCCGCCTCAGGCAGTTAACGATTCATACTCGATTGACGAAGACACAACACTCAATGTTTCGGCAGCGGGCGTTCTCAGCAATGACACCGATACCGAACTGGACCCGTTGACGGCCTCACTATTGACCGGGCCGACCAATGGGTCGCTGACGCTCAATCCGGATGGGTCCTTTACCTACACACCCAACGAGAACTTCAACGGCACCGATACCTTTACGTACCTGGCGAATGACGGCAGTTACGACTCGAATACGGCGACGGTGACCATCACGGTTAACGCGACCAACGATGAACCCGTTGCCCAGGACGATCCGGTGACTACCGATGAAGACACACCGATCACTGTGTCAGTTCTCGATAACGATAGTGATGTCGATGGCGACACAATCAGCGTGTTATCCGTCTCCGATTCCGCCAATGGCACTGCGGTCCTGAACGTGGATGGTACGGTCACCTACACGCCGAATCAGGACTTTCATGGTGAAGACACTTTCACCTACACCATCACCGACACGAACAACGAAACGCATACGGCGACGGTAACGGTCACGGTCGATCCCATTAATGATGAGCCGGTTGCCGCGGACGATTCGGCATCCACCGACGAGGACACGGCCGTTGACATTTCTGTCTTAACCAATGACAGCGACATCGATGGCGACAAGTTGACCGTCCAGTCGGCCAGCACTCCAACCAATGGCACGACTGTGGTCAATGCTAACGGGACCATTACCTACACCCCCAACGCCAACTTCAACGGCACGGATGAATTCACCTATACGATAAGCGATGGCAACGGTGGTTCGTATTCGGCCACGGTGACGGTTACGGTCCTTGCCCTTAACGATGCTCCCGTTGCGACCGACGATGGCTACTCGGTGGATGAAGATGGTACGCTGACCGTTCCCGCCGCTGGCGTGCTGGGTAACGATACCGATGTCGAAGATGACTCGCTTAACAGCATACTCGTGTCAGACACTGCTAATGGAACGTTAACACTCAACACAGACGGCTCGTTTACCTATACCCCCGATGCTGACTTTTACGGAACCGACACTTTTACCTACAAGGCCAACGACGGTTCCGCAGACTCGGATCCGGCAACGGTAACCATTACCGTGAATCCGATTAATGACGCGCCCGTTGCCACCGATGACTCCGCTTCGACGAATGAAGATACGCCCGTCACGATCAATCTCTTGGCGAATGATACAGACACCGAATCGGACTCGCTGAGTATCGAAATCGAAACGGGGCCAACCAACGGAAGCGTCGAGCAGAACCCTGACAAGACGGTGACCTACACGCCAGATCCCGATTTCCACGGCACCGATACGTTTACCTACCTGGTTACCGATGGCGACAAATCGGACACGGCCACAGTAACGGTCACCGTGCTGCCGATCAACGATGCCCCGATCGCTGTCGACGATTCCGCGACAACGACGGAGGACGTCTCCGTCGCCATCTCGGTCTTGGACAACGACACGGATGTCGACGGCGATTCACCCACAGTTGCTTCCGTGAGCGATCCCGCGAATGGATCGGTCGTGATCAACCAAGACGGGACGGTTACCTATACGCCTGATACCAACTTCGAAGGCAGTGACACCTTCACCTACACCATCGATGATGGCCATGGCGAAATGGACACCGCAACGGTTACCGTCACCATCGGCGCTGTAAACGATCCTCCGGTGGCCAGTGACGACTCGGCATCAACCGATGAAGACACATCCGTCGATATCACCGTGTTGGATAACGACAGTGATATTGACGGCGATGTGCTTAGCGTGGTCTCGGCCAGTGAGCCGGCCAACGGGACGACCGTGGTGAATGCCAACGGCACGATCACCTACACGCCCGATCCCGACTTCCACGGGACCGATACGTTCACCTATAAAATTGATGATGGCAATAGTGGATCGGATACGGCTACGGTGACGGTGACGGTCAATCCAACAGCTGACGCACCCGAGGCCACGGATGACGATTACAACGTTGATGAGGATACGACGCTGACCATTTCTGCGGCCGGGGTCTTAGGAAACGACTCGGACGTCGATGGTGATTCGCTCACCGCGGCGGTCGTGGCTGGCCCGTCCCACGGATCGTTGACGCTCAATAGCGATGGTTCGTTTAGCTATACCCCAAACACGAACTTCAACGGCAGCGACAGTTTTACGTACCAAGCAAATGACGGTACTGCCAACTCAAATACAGCAACCGTTACGATTGTCGTAAACGCGGTGAACGATCGGCCGGAAGCTGCGGACGACGATAGCTACTCGGTCGATGAAGATAATTCACTGACTGTTCCTGCGGCAGGCGTGCTAGGCAATGATTCCGACATTGATGGCGACGGCTTTACTGCGGTTCTGGTCGACGGCCCTGACAATGGTGACCTGACGCTCAATAGCGATGGTTCATTTACCTATACGCCGGACACCCACTTCAACGGCAGTGACACCTTCACCTATCTGGCCAACGATGGAATTGCCGACTCGGATCCGGCAACTGTGACCATCACCGTCAATCCAATCAATGATGACCCTGAGGCCAGTGACGATTCGCCCACCACCGATGAAGATACGGCTGTTGACATCGCCGTATTAGACAACGACACCGATATCGACGGGGACATACTCACCGTTATTTCGGCGAGTGATCCGACCAACGGATCGGTTGTTGTGAACGCGAATGGGACAATCACCTACACCCCAGACACCAACTTCCATGGCAGCGATTCGTTTACCTACACAATCCAGGACACCAGCGGGCAACCGAGCACGGCGACGGTCAATGTCACGGTCAATCCGCTCAATGATCCTCCAGTCGCTCTGGATGACTCAGCGCAGACCGACGAAGGCGTGCCAGTTGTCATCACTGTCCTTGGGAACGACAGCGACGTTGACGGTGATCAACCAAGCGTTACTTCGGCAAGTGACCCCGCCTCTGGTACGACCCAGATAAACCCGGACGGGACGATTACCTACACGCCCGATGTTGACTTTCACGGAAGCGATTCATTTACCTACAACATCGCAGATGGCAATGGCGGTAGCGCAACCGGGACCGTTTCAGTCACTGTCTCTGCCACGCAAAATGATAGCGTCGTATCCCTGTCGTTGGCTGCGCTTGACGGCGGGGTCAGCAACGCCTCGCCACCAACATTTGGCGAAGAGCCTCCCGTATTACACGAGTGGCAGAGCGTTGGCGGACAACTTTGGCTAACCGTTGCCGAAGCATTCGATGAGATATCGGTCGACCTGGTCATCGATATCGTTTCTTCAACGGAACTGGTTGAGGCCCCAGTCATCATCGAACATGTAGGCCAAGCGGCCCAAATTGAAAGCGATGTCGTCAACACTGACCGGGCAACGCGAATTACGCTCACAGGCATTGATCTCTCTGGCGTTCAAATCGGTGATCATGTCTACCTGGGGACGCTCTCGTTTTCACCCAATACTTCCAATCTGGCAGGCCTGACGTCCGGTACAGACGGAGAATATTCCCAAGGTGAAGATAATCTCGGGTTTTCCGTTAATGCCGCTGAGACCGTCGGCGGCGTTCCACTTCTATTCGCGTCTGAGGTTCCCGGTTCTATAGCCCCGGTCATCTACGATACAAACGACGACGGTCGAATCGGGCTGTCTGATTTCGCTGAGTTCATCAGTCTCTATGGACATACGGCTGACCAGAGCAAGCCAGAGGCATATCGATATGATTTCGACCGCAATGGCAAGGTATCACTGCAGGACTTTGCTTTGTTCATCCGGTATTACGGATTCACGAAAGTATCCCAGTCTGATATTGAGATGCCTGGCCTAACGAGCGAACTTGTGACTCAGGCAGCAACGTCGCAGCCCGCAGAAGAATTGATCGGCGTGTTCGCTGCCGCCCAACTCGAATCAGAGCCCAACGAAATCACATTGATCGATCAAGGCTCTGAATTTCCTGCGCAGCTAAGCGTTAGCTCACCTCAGGTAACCAATTCGACACTTGTCCCTGAGTCCCGGCACGATACTGAAAAGTCCTTTATCGAAGAGAATTCTGAATCTACAGTCCAACGTACTATCCGGGTTGATCATCTACCTCACGCACGGCTCTTCTCCAACGTTTCGTGGGAACCGCGACTTGTGGATGTCGCGGTTCAGGACGACGATGTCTTTGACTTCTCCTCGCGTGCCGTCGAGAGCGATGATGACGACGAGTTCGCCCTCGCGCCCATTTGGCCCATAGATTGATAACAGTTTGACACGGCGGTCCTGTGCAAGGACACCGCTTTAGGCCACCGGCCGAACCGGTCACAGGGTAAACTCCAGAATGATGAGTTGCTCGGAACGGCGATCAGGCTAGAATTCTTGAGAGTGGTACATCACGCCAAGGAGATCGCTATGAGTCATCAAATTGAGAAGCTTATTGACCGACTCTGGGATTCGTATCGGATGATCAATCCCCAGGCCGACCTCATCCACAAGTTGCTCTCGGACCGCGGCGAGACGATCGTGAATGATCACATCGCGTTCAGGACGTTTCAGGATCCTCGAATAGGTATCGACCAACTGGCGGTTCCTTTTCTCGAAGGAGGCTACGAGGCTGGGGAAGAGTACCATTTCGAAGCAAAGAAGCTTTTCGCCAGGCACTATCAACACAGTGACCAGGCGTTCCCGAAAGTCTTTATCAGCGAATTGCTATTAGACGAGTTCTCCGGCGAATTTCGCGACATCATAACGCAAATGCTTGAGCAACTGCCGGACGTGAATACACTCTCGGAGCCGCTGTGCACTTCCGGACAACTTTGGAACGTGCCGTTTGCTGACTATGAGAAGTTGAGTGAGCAAAGTGAATATGCCGCCTGGATGGCCGCCCATGGGTTCTGCGCAAACCATTTCACTGTCTTCGTGAATGCCCTGACAACCATCGATTCGCTGCAGGATCTCAACGCACTGCTAATTCAAGAAGGGTTTGCCTTGAATCAAGAAGGCGGAGCCATCAAGGGCTCGCCTGAGGTCTACCTGGAACAATCTTCGACAGTCGCTTCGGTCGTGGAGATTCCCTTCCAGGACGGAGTGCATGCCGTGCCGGGCTGTTACTACGAATTTGCCCGGCGGTATCCTCTCCCTGATGGCTCTCTCTTTGAAGGCTTCGTTGCCAAAAGTGCCGACAAGATATTCGAGAGCACTGACAAGAAGCTACAAAACTAGCAGCCAATACTACGGGAACAGGCCACGTCGTAGCTTGGCTTCGGCGACTCGTTCGATACCTTCGATCAATGCGGCAGTACGGAAGTCGAGGTTCTGCTTCTCACTCCGACCAAGCGTCCGCTGGAAGGCATCGACCAAGATCTTCTTGAGTCGCGAGTTGATCTCATCCAGCGTCCACATGTAGTTCTGAGTTCCCTGAACCCACTCGAAGTAAGAGACGGTGACACCACCGGCATTACCGAGAACGTCCGGAACCACGAAGACTCCTCGTTCTTTCAGGATCTCGTCGGCTTCGAGGGTTGTAGGACCGTTGGCACCTTCCGCGACCATCTTGCACTGTAGTTTCTCGACATTGCTGGCCGTGATCTGATTCTGCAAAGCACAAGGTGCCAGGATATCGCACTTAAGCTCAAGCAACTCCTGATTGGAGACCTCGTCGGC includes:
- a CDS encoding ABC transporter permease, which codes for MNPKALKEMLVQYGGLCVVLAIMVGVFSGLSENFLQRSTFTTIANQIPDLTLVAVGMTFILVVGGIDLSVGSILALSSAVLGALMVDAGWPLWAAIPVCLLTGALCGLFNGCVSVGFRIPSFIVTLGMLEIARGATKVVTDSQTKYIGSKVEVIGEPLPYLHLSTAFLLALAAVLAGQFLLSRTVFGRYCIAIGTNEEAVRMSGIRTAPYSIAVFTLSGLLCGLAGLAQTSRLSSADPNAAIGLELLAIAACVIGGTSLMGGRGSVISSFIGVLIISVLQTGLAQIGVSDANKQIITGSVIVVAVLIDSLRNRFRK
- a CDS encoding serine/threonine protein kinase, with product MNDVLRENFQKSVRGSDCESRIVIYRSRILLTTNWNRSMNDRQLDEEKIFHIARGITSGELREDYLVQICAGDAALRERVDALLDAFEKEQSLLKSNVAVEATASFSGNGEAVGEHIGRYKLLQMIGEGGFGVVYLAEQSRPVRRKVAVKIIKPGMDTRAVVARFEAERQALALMDHPNIAKVFDGGSTDAGRPYFVMELVKGVPITDFCDENKFTLKQRLELFATVCQAIQHAHQKGIIHRDIKPSNVLVTLHDGVPVPKVIDFGISKAISQQLTEKTLFTAHGQMIGTPQYMSPEQAEMSGLDIDTRSDIYSLGILLYELLTGCTPLDPVKIRQTAYADLQRMIREDEPLQPSRRYSTMGKQSAAIATKRQTDPRKLGGLLRGELDLIVMKSLEKDRNRRYDSATEFADDVQRFLKGDSVQACPPSASYRFRKFARKNRSLLITGSVITTILLVSTISSSIIAIQLHNALNELKEARSYKQQVGIDRAVVSAAIGNFDQAREAIAGAELDKPRAYELMVDGVKARYDGDVKAAIQYLEEANQLESDDVIIQSMLAMAYLIHGDWESYAHATVRQDAKTLNSDYERMFVGNSLIWSDPDTGLELLTEAAENLQHPLAYVYRALTLASLANGSRDLEAMEIAIQDADRSMSYLPVNEFSLTYQLYIRMLAQDLFVKLANEAEDQGDSVEAEKFNMRADELLQDLDEIFAQFGKEGSYASQNVKGRYYRLHGDTEQAREYYRTTNQGQATLLGYALDNPSEIDSEIERLKQKEFAIGRGNLCRIILQLETEKIDIDDPVIEEYLGTATEEGAGWVIDLALITGRYEEAQALAVKLYKNFPEDGNRVRRNFLRYNAGDSSISEYLRDTPKLAHGGANYQIGLHYLSRGKRTEAAKYFQDSIDYGIPDDRAREFAIVFLKQFDKDPSWPRWIPVNE
- a CDS encoding sigma-70 family RNA polymerase sigma factor; translation: MSDVTQILSQIEDGDASAADRLLPLVYDELRKLASAKMSQERPGQTLQATALVHDAFIRLVDQKQPQKWDNARHFFSAAAEAMRRILIERARQRATVKHGGELKRLELAAIDPAVLPIACDDILGLDEALERLNQQHPRKAEIVRLRFFAGLTTAQAAQTLGISLSTAENDWAYARSWLRVAMSEASE